One Candidatus Palauibacter soopunensis DNA window includes the following coding sequences:
- a CDS encoding M23 family metallopeptidase, whose translation MSVAVAASPTWTAPAPAVAQESPDVRRRLEESEGRLELIREERQRLRRELEGIAGQVSGDSAELVNIERQIAASASLLAEFDVQRLALSEQLTAMTREMLLTRDELAARRVVLRARLRDIYKRGPLRTVEMLLSSRSFSDLLNRYRYLRDIAVFDRMLVDDVEKLEDTLADLRGGLSRESDRIARVRAENLREYGELERLERQREERLRRFADRRDEAQSTLARLAAEEAELRALMAGLEERRRSAEREAGAASVSSLTTGDLGRLAWPVEGEVLWRFGPEREGRTTIPREGIGIAAPRGTPVNAVDRGTVASVAARASGQTVILDHGGGFYSSYQKLRDVTVREGQAVGEGEAIGYVGGDATRPHIEFQIYEPGTVGPRAVDPVRWLRGRP comes from the coding sequence GTGAGCGTCGCCGTCGCGGCGAGCCCGACGTGGACCGCGCCCGCTCCCGCCGTCGCGCAGGAGTCGCCGGATGTGCGGCGCCGCCTCGAAGAGAGCGAGGGGCGACTCGAACTCATCCGCGAGGAACGACAGCGGCTGCGCCGGGAACTCGAGGGAATCGCGGGCCAGGTCAGCGGCGACTCGGCGGAACTCGTGAACATCGAACGACAGATCGCCGCCTCCGCGAGTCTTCTGGCCGAGTTCGACGTTCAACGGCTCGCGCTCTCGGAGCAGCTCACGGCCATGACGCGGGAGATGCTGCTCACGCGCGACGAACTCGCGGCGCGCCGTGTCGTGCTGCGGGCGCGGCTCCGCGACATCTACAAGCGCGGCCCGCTCCGCACCGTCGAGATGCTCCTCTCCTCGCGATCGTTCTCGGACCTGCTCAATCGCTACAGGTATCTCCGCGATATCGCCGTCTTCGACCGCATGCTCGTGGACGACGTGGAGAAGCTGGAGGACACGCTCGCGGATCTGCGCGGCGGATTGAGCCGGGAAAGCGACCGGATCGCACGCGTGCGGGCGGAGAATCTCCGGGAATACGGCGAGTTGGAGAGGTTGGAGCGGCAGCGGGAGGAGCGGTTGCGCCGATTCGCCGACCGCCGCGACGAGGCGCAGTCGACGCTGGCCCGGCTGGCGGCGGAAGAGGCCGAGCTGCGCGCACTCATGGCGGGGCTGGAAGAGCGACGCCGCTCGGCGGAACGCGAGGCGGGCGCGGCGTCGGTTTCATCGCTGACGACCGGGGATCTCGGGCGCCTCGCCTGGCCGGTCGAAGGGGAGGTCCTGTGGCGTTTCGGGCCCGAGCGGGAAGGACGCACGACGATCCCGCGGGAAGGGATCGGGATCGCGGCCCCGCGCGGCACGCCCGTGAACGCGGTGGATCGCGGCACCGTCGCCTCCGTGGCGGCGCGCGCCTCCGGACAGACGGTGATCCTCGATCACGGAGGAGGGTTCTACTCGTCCTACCAGAAGCTCCGCGACGTCACGGTCCGCGAGGGACAGGCGGTCGGCGAGGGAGAGGCGATCGGATACGTGGGCGGGGACGCCACCCGGCCGCACATCGAGTTCCAGATCTACGAGCCGGGGACGGTGGGGCCCCGCGCGGTGGATCCGGTCCGGTGGCTGAGGGGCCGCCCGTGA
- a CDS encoding permease-like cell division protein FtsX, translating to MREALAGFRRTPLLCALSIGAIGLSLVILGLFGLVAHNIGGAISDVERRVEVVGYLLDDAGSEQVRAARRELEALPAVESVRYVSKDEALERARRDLVEFSNVYGELAVNPLPASFHLRLREGFRTPETVSETASRLAAYPFIEEARFGDEWVERLFALRNAATGTALALGGGFALIAVLLIVTTVRMAILARGEEIEIMQIVGAREGYIQRPFLLEGAITGLAGGLLALGVTRLAYVVFPVRFAAVESLAWLPHLWTAAGVAAAAVLGLLAAAFSVHREVGRAYGPS from the coding sequence ATGCGCGAGGCGCTCGCGGGCTTCCGGCGCACACCTCTGCTGTGCGCCCTCTCGATCGGGGCGATCGGGCTCAGCCTCGTGATCCTCGGTCTGTTCGGGCTCGTCGCGCACAATATCGGCGGTGCGATCAGCGACGTGGAACGCCGCGTGGAGGTCGTCGGCTACCTGCTCGATGACGCCGGCTCGGAACAGGTGCGGGCCGCTCGGCGGGAGTTGGAGGCGCTCCCGGCCGTGGAATCGGTGCGCTACGTCTCGAAGGACGAGGCGCTGGAGCGGGCGCGGCGCGATCTGGTCGAGTTCTCGAACGTCTACGGCGAACTGGCGGTGAACCCGCTTCCGGCGTCGTTTCACCTCCGGCTCCGGGAGGGCTTCCGCACTCCGGAAACGGTGTCGGAGACCGCGAGCCGGCTCGCGGCGTATCCGTTCATCGAGGAGGCGCGGTTCGGGGATGAGTGGGTGGAGCGGCTCTTCGCCCTCCGGAACGCGGCGACGGGGACCGCGCTGGCCCTGGGCGGCGGATTCGCGCTGATCGCGGTGCTTCTCATCGTCACGACGGTGCGCATGGCCATCCTCGCGCGCGGCGAAGAGATCGAGATCATGCAGATCGTGGGCGCGCGGGAGGGCTATATCCAGCGGCCCTTCCTCCTCGAGGGCGCAATCACCGGGCTCGCGGGCGGACTGCTCGCGCTCGGCGTCACGCGACTCGCGTACGTCGTCTTCCCCGTGCGTTTCGCTGCCGTCGAATCGCTCGCGTGGCTCCCGCACCTCTGGACCGCGGCCGGCGTCGCCGCCGCCGCCGTGCTGGGCCTGCTCGCGGCCGCCTTCTCCGTGCACCGTGAAGTGGGACGGGCGTATGGCCCGTCCTAG
- the ftsE gene encoding cell division ATP-binding protein FtsE has product MISLRNVSKAYPRSGDALRGVSFRLRKGEFAFLTGPSGAGKSTVLELIHFQTRPTEGEVQVSRYNSRRVRRRDIPALRRRVGFVFQDFKLLERLTAAENVAFALEVIGTPRREIAGRVQRLLSQVGLAARARSRPSELSGGERQRVAVARALATEPRILLADEPTGNLDPDAAGGVFELFGMLNRLGTAVLMATHDADFVRRHPRIRRLELEDGRLARDSAA; this is encoded by the coding sequence ATGATCTCGCTGAGAAACGTCTCAAAGGCCTACCCGCGCTCCGGAGACGCGCTCCGGGGGGTGTCGTTCCGTCTCCGGAAGGGGGAGTTCGCCTTCCTCACGGGACCGTCGGGGGCGGGCAAGTCGACAGTGCTCGAACTGATCCACTTCCAGACCCGGCCGACCGAAGGCGAGGTTCAGGTCTCACGCTACAACTCGAGGCGGGTCCGCCGCCGGGACATTCCCGCCCTGCGGCGGCGCGTGGGGTTCGTGTTTCAGGACTTCAAGCTGCTGGAACGGCTGACCGCCGCGGAGAACGTGGCCTTCGCGCTCGAAGTCATCGGGACGCCGCGCCGCGAGATCGCGGGGCGCGTCCAGCGGCTGCTGAGTCAGGTGGGTCTCGCCGCCCGCGCCCGCTCGCGACCATCGGAGCTGTCGGGCGGAGAACGGCAGCGCGTGGCGGTGGCGCGCGCCCTCGCCACGGAACCGCGGATCCTCCTCGCCGATGAGCCCACGGGCAACCTCGATCCCGACGCCGCGGGGGGGGTGTTCGAGCTGTTCGGGATGCTGAACCGCCTCGGCACGGCCGTGCTCATGGCCACCCACGACGCGGACTTCGTGCGCCGACACCCGCGGATCCGTCGACTCGAGCTGGAGGACGGGCGACTCGCCCGCGACTCCGCCGCGTGA
- a CDS encoding 4-hydroxythreonine-4-phosphate dehydrogenase PdxA yields MTRMPRLGITLGDPRGIGPEVTAAALSSFSGVDGIDAVLVGPRSLGEVEDGLEGVPREAVGDWDPAGGERLAGVLSGRAIERAVAMARTGDIDGIVTAPISKAALRAAGYTHPGHTEFLQELAGAREVTMMMSAERTPLGGSLRLALLTAHLPLRDVPSVLDVDLFARRSVIAIEALRAWWGIERPRLAFAGLNPHAGEGGLFGDEEIEVFAPALARLASDPAVEILGVFPGDTVFLKALSGEADLVVTPYHDVGLAVLKTIAMNEGVNVTAGLPFPRTSPDHGTAMDIAGRGIADPGAMRAAIDLCARFCAARAVAR; encoded by the coding sequence ATGACCCGCATGCCGCGCCTCGGGATCACGCTGGGGGATCCGCGCGGGATCGGGCCGGAGGTGACCGCGGCGGCGCTCTCCTCGTTCTCGGGGGTGGACGGGATCGACGCGGTCCTCGTGGGGCCACGGTCGCTCGGCGAGGTGGAGGACGGCCTGGAAGGGGTGCCTCGGGAAGCGGTGGGAGACTGGGACCCCGCGGGCGGCGAGAGGCTCGCGGGCGTGCTGTCGGGGCGGGCCATCGAACGGGCCGTCGCGATGGCGCGGACGGGAGACATCGACGGGATCGTCACGGCTCCGATCAGCAAGGCCGCCCTGCGGGCCGCGGGGTACACACACCCCGGTCATACGGAGTTCCTCCAGGAATTGGCCGGGGCGCGCGAGGTCACGATGATGATGTCCGCCGAGCGCACGCCCCTCGGCGGATCCCTGCGCCTGGCGCTCCTCACCGCGCATCTCCCCCTGCGCGACGTACCCTCCGTGCTCGATGTGGACCTCTTCGCACGCCGGTCCGTGATCGCGATCGAAGCGCTGCGCGCCTGGTGGGGGATCGAGCGGCCACGCCTCGCCTTCGCGGGGCTCAATCCGCACGCCGGCGAAGGTGGACTCTTCGGTGACGAGGAGATCGAGGTGTTCGCGCCGGCGCTCGCGCGGCTCGCTTCGGACCCCGCCGTGGAGATTCTCGGAGTCTTCCCCGGGGACACCGTCTTCCTGAAGGCGCTTTCGGGGGAGGCGGACCTGGTCGTGACGCCTTACCACGATGTGGGTCTCGCCGTGCTGAAGACGATCGCGATGAACGAAGGCGTGAACGTCACGGCCGGGCTTCCCTTCCCGCGAACTTCTCCGGATCACGGCACGGCCATGGATATCGCGGGCCGCGGGATCGCGGATCCGGGAGCGATGCGCGCCGCCATCGACCTCTGCGCCCGGTTCTGCGCGGCGCGGGCCGTCGCGAGATGA
- a CDS encoding peptidylprolyl isomerase: MKALRAGVCLLVAALALIAPLSGLQENEPAAPDTVRATEFPPGVETLDRMVAVVGDTAILISDIQVTLYQLQARGARVPPEGTERWDAFAREVLDAMIDDLIFLQQAKNAGVTVPEDRVAEMADSYFGETRGQFSSDEEMMLAVEETGMNMLQFRQMLRAQAHAEGMRQAYRIELEQRTDLPPVIVSEEEVEAAFEEFAQNQPPRPALVSYNRLVVTPLPSGAARDSVLARTVRVQNDFANEDEFSVLARRHSDDEGTREQGGELGWMNRELLVKPFGDAAWGARPGQTVGPVQTQFGLHFVKVERQRGAERFLRHILLRPEIKDEDIDAARTLAVEIADSLRAGADPERLVALFRGQVADEAIRFDDVPLGSLVSQFTGAGAESGLTAPTAGTVYGPLPVERGGPTEFGLVHVLTFRPEGPIEIGDVRDQIRQSLRTRKQIDIILEEVRSNTYIDVRF, translated from the coding sequence ATGAAGGCCCTCCGGGCCGGAGTCTGCCTGCTCGTGGCGGCGCTCGCCCTCATTGCGCCCCTCTCCGGGCTGCAGGAGAACGAACCCGCGGCGCCCGACACCGTGCGGGCGACGGAGTTTCCCCCCGGCGTGGAGACGCTGGACCGGATGGTGGCCGTGGTCGGCGACACGGCGATCCTGATCTCCGACATCCAGGTCACGCTCTACCAGCTACAGGCCCGCGGCGCGCGCGTTCCGCCCGAGGGGACCGAACGCTGGGACGCGTTCGCCCGCGAAGTGCTCGATGCGATGATCGACGACCTCATCTTCCTTCAACAGGCGAAGAACGCGGGCGTCACCGTGCCCGAGGACCGCGTGGCCGAGATGGCGGACAGCTACTTCGGGGAGACGAGGGGCCAATTCTCCTCCGACGAGGAGATGATGCTGGCGGTGGAGGAGACGGGCATGAACATGCTCCAGTTCCGCCAGATGCTCCGCGCCCAGGCTCATGCCGAAGGGATGCGCCAGGCCTACCGGATCGAACTCGAGCAGCGCACCGACCTGCCGCCGGTCATCGTCAGCGAGGAAGAGGTCGAGGCCGCCTTCGAGGAGTTCGCGCAGAACCAGCCTCCGCGCCCCGCGCTCGTCTCGTACAACCGGCTCGTGGTCACGCCGCTTCCGAGCGGCGCGGCCCGGGACAGCGTCCTGGCGCGCACGGTTCGCGTTCAGAACGATTTCGCGAACGAGGATGAGTTTTCGGTTCTCGCCCGCCGCCATTCCGATGATGAAGGCACCAGGGAGCAGGGCGGCGAGTTGGGCTGGATGAACCGCGAACTGCTCGTGAAACCCTTCGGCGACGCCGCCTGGGGGGCGCGCCCCGGCCAGACGGTGGGTCCGGTGCAGACGCAGTTCGGACTCCACTTCGTCAAGGTCGAGCGACAGCGGGGGGCGGAGCGTTTTCTGCGCCACATCCTCCTGCGCCCCGAGATCAAGGACGAAGACATCGACGCGGCCCGCACGCTCGCGGTTGAGATCGCGGACAGCCTGCGGGCGGGCGCGGACCCCGAGCGACTTGTGGCCCTGTTTCGCGGGCAGGTGGCCGATGAGGCGATCCGCTTCGACGACGTCCCGCTCGGGAGTCTGGTGAGCCAGTTCACGGGCGCGGGCGCCGAGTCCGGGCTCACCGCCCCGACGGCCGGCACCGTATACGGGCCGCTGCCGGTAGAGCGCGGCGGTCCCACGGAGTTCGGGCTCGTCCATGTCCTGACGTTTCGCCCCGAGGGGCCGATCGAGATCGGCGACGTGCGGGACCAGATCCGGCAGAGCCTCCGGACCCGCAAGCAGATCGACATCATCCTCGAAGAGGTGCGTTCCAACACGTACATCGATGTGAGATTCTGA
- the mfd gene encoding transcription-repair coupling factor codes for MRAAGIPEALSRRGTRAFVHPLPGAGPAALALALDDLAVGAPIVLVADTPERADALYEDLRTLGAAGARCYPQREALPYEDADPHIEIEAQRVDAMGALLGGRCRILTTTARALAERAPIPVGPGTSLALTIRRGAAHPLAELGRRLEEMGFGRTHTVREVGDYAIRGGIVDLFPFGHPAPLRIELWGDEVESVRRFDALTQRSTETLESVDVLPIALRGSETAGDVERRALLETLPPTALALILEPEGGVRARDRLWDEVRDARKRVGAGAEPAESLVLSPTEAERRLAAFRRLEFTAPEREAPAAIRLPVEPPPSIDRDMKRLVGEIGTARARGERFIVFCDNDGQVERLEEILTERGGAALAREVTLAIGSLSGGFRVGVPGTLLVLTDHEVFRRRYRRHRVRLRGAATIESIAAIEPGDYVVHMEHGIGRYMGLQRVDVRGETIETMEIRYADGEILRLPHYRLDLIERWSAAGSDAQPPAVHRLGRRKWKQLRNRTVRAIEATAVELLQLYARRKMSPGRAFPAETAWQREMESAFLYDETPDQLSAWEAVRGDLEAPVPMDRLVCGDVGFGKTEVAIRAAFKAVQDGAQVAVLAPTTILADQHLATFRERLAGFPVHVEGLSRFRTPREQRDVIAGLRAGTVDIVIGTHRLLSRDVEFRDLGLLIVDEEQRFGVRQKERLKEYRETVDVLTLTATPIPRTLHLALGGLRDLSTIRTPPRNRMPIITHVLSWDDGILEEALRREFDRGGQVFFVHDRVETIHAAASRVERLMPEARAAIAHGQMPERELEDVMHRFVRGEIDLLICTSIIENGLDVPSANTMIVHRAHNFGLAQLYQLRGRVGRSHRRAYCYLVVPSDVAPDAAERLRVLEHHTELGSGYEVALKDLELRGAGNLMGGEQSGFATAVGIETWQRLVESTLRRLKGESSDPAPRARVSVDGESFLPDAYVAGSPVKMHLYRRLSRLTKWEEVKAFRAELEDRFGRLPPPAARLLAAAELRILGAAVGADWIRASDDDARISFEATASPRLRLLTNALADRQLHVEVRRLEPLSLILRRAGTEPLLPLLVEALGILAAPETADAKEMKVPATAGGV; via the coding sequence GTGCGAGCCGCCGGAATCCCGGAGGCGCTCTCGCGGCGTGGTACCCGTGCGTTCGTCCACCCGCTCCCGGGGGCGGGACCCGCCGCGCTTGCGCTCGCGCTCGACGACCTGGCCGTCGGCGCGCCCATCGTCCTCGTGGCAGACACCCCCGAGCGGGCCGACGCGCTATACGAGGACCTCCGCACGCTCGGGGCCGCCGGCGCCCGCTGCTATCCGCAACGAGAGGCCCTTCCGTACGAGGACGCGGACCCCCACATCGAGATCGAGGCCCAGCGCGTGGACGCCATGGGGGCGCTGCTCGGCGGGCGCTGCCGCATCCTCACGACGACGGCCCGGGCGCTCGCCGAACGCGCGCCGATCCCCGTCGGACCCGGCACGAGCCTCGCCCTCACGATCCGGCGCGGGGCCGCGCACCCTCTGGCCGAACTCGGCCGCCGCCTCGAGGAGATGGGATTCGGCCGCACCCACACGGTGCGTGAAGTCGGGGATTACGCGATCCGCGGCGGGATCGTGGACCTGTTCCCGTTCGGACATCCGGCGCCGCTTCGGATCGAACTCTGGGGCGACGAGGTGGAATCGGTGCGCCGCTTCGACGCGCTCACGCAGCGTTCGACCGAAACCCTGGAGAGCGTGGATGTGCTTCCGATCGCGCTGCGGGGCTCCGAAACGGCGGGCGACGTGGAGCGGCGCGCCCTCCTCGAGACGCTGCCTCCGACGGCCCTCGCTCTGATCCTCGAGCCGGAAGGGGGCGTCCGGGCCCGCGATCGCCTGTGGGATGAGGTCCGGGACGCGAGGAAACGCGTCGGCGCCGGCGCGGAGCCGGCCGAATCTCTCGTCCTCTCGCCCACCGAGGCGGAGCGAAGGCTCGCCGCGTTCCGCCGGCTCGAATTCACGGCCCCGGAGCGGGAGGCGCCGGCCGCAATCCGGCTTCCGGTCGAGCCTCCACCCTCCATCGACCGGGACATGAAGCGGCTCGTGGGCGAGATCGGCACGGCGCGCGCCCGCGGCGAACGATTCATCGTCTTCTGCGACAACGACGGCCAGGTCGAGCGGCTGGAGGAGATCCTCACCGAACGCGGGGGTGCGGCGCTGGCCCGAGAGGTCACCCTCGCCATCGGATCGCTCAGCGGCGGGTTCAGGGTCGGCGTCCCCGGCACCCTGCTCGTCCTCACGGATCACGAGGTGTTCCGGCGCCGGTATCGCCGCCACCGCGTCCGGCTGCGCGGCGCCGCGACCATCGAGTCCATCGCGGCCATCGAACCCGGGGACTACGTGGTTCACATGGAGCACGGGATCGGCCGCTACATGGGCCTGCAACGCGTCGACGTGCGCGGCGAGACGATCGAGACGATGGAGATCCGCTACGCCGACGGCGAAATCCTGAGGCTCCCGCACTATCGGCTGGATCTCATCGAACGATGGAGCGCCGCCGGCTCCGACGCCCAGCCGCCCGCGGTCCACAGGCTCGGCCGGCGGAAGTGGAAACAGCTCCGGAACCGGACCGTCAGGGCGATCGAGGCCACGGCGGTCGAACTCCTCCAGCTCTACGCGCGACGCAAGATGTCGCCCGGCCGCGCCTTCCCCGCCGAGACCGCCTGGCAGCGCGAGATGGAGTCCGCCTTCCTCTACGATGAGACGCCGGATCAACTCAGCGCCTGGGAGGCCGTACGGGGGGATCTCGAGGCGCCGGTCCCGATGGATCGCCTCGTGTGCGGGGACGTCGGCTTCGGGAAGACGGAGGTCGCGATCCGCGCGGCGTTCAAGGCGGTGCAGGACGGCGCGCAGGTTGCCGTGCTCGCCCCGACCACGATCCTGGCGGATCAGCATCTCGCCACCTTCCGCGAGCGCCTCGCGGGCTTCCCGGTGCACGTGGAAGGGTTGTCGCGCTTCCGCACTCCCCGTGAGCAGCGCGACGTCATCGCGGGGCTCCGAGCCGGGACCGTCGACATCGTCATCGGCACGCACCGGCTCCTCTCGCGCGACGTCGAATTCCGCGACCTCGGCCTCCTCATCGTCGACGAGGAGCAGCGTTTCGGCGTCCGCCAGAAGGAGCGGCTGAAGGAGTACCGCGAGACGGTGGACGTCCTCACGCTCACGGCGACGCCCATCCCCCGGACCCTTCACCTGGCGCTCGGCGGGCTGCGCGACCTCTCCACGATCCGCACGCCGCCCAGAAACCGCATGCCGATCATCACGCACGTGCTGTCCTGGGATGACGGGATCCTGGAGGAGGCTCTGCGGCGCGAGTTCGACCGCGGCGGCCAGGTGTTCTTCGTCCACGACCGCGTAGAGACGATCCACGCCGCCGCGAGCCGGGTCGAAAGACTGATGCCCGAAGCGCGGGCCGCCATCGCGCACGGCCAGATGCCGGAGCGCGAACTCGAGGACGTCATGCACCGCTTCGTCCGCGGCGAGATCGATCTCCTCATCTGCACGTCCATCATCGAGAACGGACTCGACGTCCCGTCCGCGAACACGATGATCGTCCACCGGGCCCACAACTTCGGCCTCGCCCAGCTTTACCAGCTTCGGGGGCGGGTCGGCCGCTCACACCGCCGGGCCTACTGCTATCTCGTCGTCCCCTCCGATGTCGCGCCGGACGCGGCGGAGCGGCTGCGCGTGCTGGAACACCACACGGAACTGGGCTCGGGATACGAGGTCGCGCTCAAGGACCTCGAGTTGCGGGGGGCGGGGAACCTCATGGGCGGAGAGCAGAGCGGCTTCGCGACCGCGGTGGGGATCGAGACGTGGCAGCGGCTCGTCGAGAGCACCCTCAGGCGCTTGAAGGGAGAATCCTCGGACCCCGCGCCGCGCGCCCGGGTCTCCGTGGACGGAGAATCGTTCCTCCCCGATGCCTACGTCGCCGGGTCGCCGGTGAAGATGCATCTCTATCGCCGTCTCTCGCGTCTCACGAAATGGGAAGAGGTGAAGGCGTTCCGCGCGGAACTCGAGGATCGCTTCGGCCGCCTTCCGCCCCCCGCGGCGCGTCTCCTCGCGGCGGCGGAACTCCGGATCCTCGGGGCGGCGGTCGGCGCGGACTGGATCCGGGCCTCCGACGACGACGCCCGAATCTCGTTCGAAGCGACGGCCTCGCCGCGGCTCCGGCTCCTCACGAACGCGCTCGCGGACCGTCAGTTGCACGTTGAAGTACGGCGGCTGGAACCGTTATCGTTGATCCTGCGACGGGCGGGAACCGAGCCCCTGCTGCCGCTGCTGGTGGAAGCCCTGGGGATCCTGGCGGCACCGGAGACCGCCGACGCGAAAGAGATGAAAGTTCCGGCGACCGCCGGAGGAGTCTAG
- a CDS encoding BatA domain-containing protein produces MSFLYLSALALGLSVVVPLILHLRRRQTDRRVSFPALRYLSRAEDARSRSLAASDLLLLAVRIGLLIALALAAAGPLIGRGGAHDHEPTDLALIVDNSASVGRLDEDRLLFESLVELARSALAAARPEDRVWLFPTVGEPLAAGVSAGRAAPALGQIRPTDGAADLAAVVARAAAALPADGERRREVQLLSDLQASALRTAPAAAGDAAPLVAYAPRPPAEPNGALVDVELTGGTTAPSGTGHGVIVRSARSGPSAPVDPPDAAAAEADIRLELDGRLAGAARAPWGASAILGLPELGPGLHEGRLEVDPAGARADDLRYFAIRVVPPPTVRFHGDATSFVGLGIETLRDGGRLGTGGNAAVAVVDGDASVGAPWEGAETVIFVPPADPVDLAAFNQGLASAGIAWQARVDAGSGDLGLVEPEAAFSLSGVRVRQRYLLRATGGGSTADTALLRTEDGEPWLIRTESDDRLALISASSLTAGASDLPAHPAMVPFLEALLVHWSHLATWPFADFGAGRPLTLPEWASEVESPDGTVRGVEGGARFTPLRAGVYAVRGTGSDGAGVEAHFAANVPAEEADPTPMAPRELEELFAGRPVFTAGPDASAWEDGIFRARRGRDMAPWLIALALALIGIELYLATPGRSRRPSADGEGSEVTSGASN; encoded by the coding sequence TTGAGCTTCCTCTACCTGTCGGCGCTGGCGCTCGGACTGAGCGTCGTCGTGCCGCTCATCCTCCACCTGCGGCGGCGCCAGACCGACCGCCGCGTGTCCTTCCCGGCGCTCCGCTATCTGAGCCGCGCGGAAGACGCGCGCTCGAGGTCGCTCGCGGCTTCCGACCTGCTGCTGCTCGCCGTGCGGATCGGCCTCCTGATCGCGCTCGCGCTCGCCGCGGCGGGTCCGCTCATCGGACGGGGCGGCGCCCACGACCACGAGCCGACGGACCTCGCGCTCATCGTGGACAACTCGGCGAGCGTCGGGCGCCTGGACGAAGACCGCCTCCTGTTCGAGTCGCTCGTGGAGCTCGCCCGGTCGGCGCTCGCCGCAGCCCGCCCGGAAGACCGCGTGTGGCTCTTCCCCACCGTGGGGGAACCGCTCGCGGCCGGCGTGTCCGCGGGGCGGGCCGCGCCGGCGCTCGGGCAAATCCGGCCGACGGACGGCGCGGCGGACCTGGCCGCCGTCGTGGCGCGGGCCGCCGCGGCGCTCCCCGCCGACGGCGAGCGGCGGCGCGAAGTCCAGTTGCTGTCGGACCTGCAGGCGTCGGCTCTGCGGACCGCCCCGGCGGCGGCCGGCGACGCCGCCCCCCTCGTGGCCTACGCGCCCCGGCCGCCGGCCGAGCCGAACGGCGCTCTCGTCGATGTCGAACTCACGGGCGGCACGACCGCGCCGTCCGGGACGGGGCACGGCGTCATCGTGCGGAGCGCGCGCAGCGGGCCGTCCGCCCCGGTGGATCCGCCGGACGCCGCCGCGGCGGAAGCGGACATCCGTCTCGAACTCGACGGACGGCTCGCCGGCGCCGCCCGGGCCCCATGGGGAGCGAGCGCCATCCTCGGCCTTCCGGAACTCGGGCCGGGGCTGCACGAAGGGCGGCTGGAGGTGGATCCCGCCGGCGCGCGGGCCGATGACCTGCGCTACTTCGCGATCCGGGTCGTGCCTCCGCCCACGGTCCGCTTCCACGGCGACGCAACCAGCTTCGTCGGACTCGGGATCGAGACGCTTCGCGACGGAGGGCGGCTGGGAACGGGAGGAAACGCGGCCGTCGCGGTCGTGGACGGGGATGCGAGCGTCGGTGCGCCGTGGGAGGGCGCGGAGACCGTCATCTTCGTTCCGCCCGCGGACCCGGTGGACCTCGCGGCGTTCAACCAGGGACTGGCCTCCGCCGGGATCGCCTGGCAGGCACGCGTCGATGCGGGATCGGGCGACCTCGGACTCGTGGAGCCGGAGGCCGCGTTCTCGCTCTCGGGGGTTCGGGTCCGGCAGCGCTACCTCCTCCGCGCGACGGGCGGCGGGTCGACCGCCGACACGGCGCTGCTGCGCACGGAAGACGGAGAACCGTGGCTCATCCGCACGGAGTCGGACGATCGGCTGGCGTTGATCTCCGCCTCGTCGCTCACCGCCGGCGCCAGCGATCTCCCCGCGCATCCCGCCATGGTCCCCTTCCTCGAAGCGCTCCTTGTGCACTGGTCTCACCTGGCGACCTGGCCCTTCGCCGATTTCGGGGCGGGGCGGCCGCTGACCCTCCCGGAGTGGGCGAGCGAGGTCGAGTCCCCCGACGGGACGGTGCGGGGCGTGGAGGGCGGAGCGCGGTTTACGCCGCTCAGGGCGGGAGTGTATGCGGTCCGGGGTACCGGGAGCGACGGGGCGGGCGTGGAGGCGCACTTCGCGGCGAACGTGCCGGCGGAGGAGGCGGATCCCACGCCGATGGCGCCGCGCGAACTGGAGGAACTGTTTGCCGGCCGGCCGGTATTCACGGCGGGCCCCGACGCGAGCGCCTGGGAAGACGGTATCTTCCGCGCGCGGCGGGGCCGGGACATGGCCCCCTGGTTGATCGCGCTCGCGCTCGCGCTGATCGGGATCGAGCTGTACCTGGCGACGCCGGGCCGGTCGCGCCGCCCGAGCGCGGACGGTGAAGGGAGCGAGGTGACATCGGGCGCGTCGAACTGA